The following proteins are encoded in a genomic region of Mycobacteriales bacterium:
- a CDS encoding SRPBCC family protein, whose protein sequence is MTERFEVSREVAATPPQVFALLRDPKGHVAIDSSGMLQSAEGAAVTAAGDRFVVHMDRESLNDYPLGKYDVTVVITKYVEDELIEWTVEGVIKPPLRHLYGYRLEPSEVGTLVTTYYDWSEIEEGFRGTGVFPVIPETALRATLGILARTVSP, encoded by the coding sequence ATGACTGAGCGCTTCGAGGTCTCCCGCGAGGTCGCAGCCACCCCGCCACAGGTCTTCGCACTGCTGCGCGACCCGAAAGGGCACGTGGCGATCGACAGCTCCGGCATGTTGCAGTCGGCCGAAGGCGCAGCGGTCACGGCTGCCGGTGACCGTTTCGTCGTGCACATGGACAGGGAGTCACTTAACGACTACCCGCTCGGGAAGTACGACGTGACCGTCGTCATTACCAAGTACGTCGAGGACGAACTCATCGAGTGGACCGTGGAGGGCGTCATCAAGCCGCCGCTCCGACACCTCTACGGCTATCGGCTCGAGCCGTCCGAGGTCGGCACCCTGGTCACGACGTACTACGACTGGTCGGAGATCGAGGAAGGCTTCCGCGGGACGGGCGTATTCCCCGTGATCCCGGAGACGGCACTGCGTGCGACGCTCGGCATTCTCGCCCGCACCGTCAGCCCCTGA
- a CDS encoding class I SAM-dependent methyltransferase, translating into MNGVKGATYDAIGHGYSARRRSDPRIAAAIERALRGSSTVLNVGAGTGSYEPSALDVVAVEPSAVMIAQRPPGSAPCLQGRAESLPFSDGSFDAAMAVLTTHHWTDAATGLREMARVSASQIVLTWDKRAWDSLWLVRDYFPQIRDLEADLAALDEVLEVWPDADVDVVPVPADCVDGFLAAYWQRPDAYLDPAVRSGISSFSRLAPDVVQAGLAQLAEDLATGRWAERNGDVLHRAERDCGYRLVVQRTA; encoded by the coding sequence CCATCGGGCATGGCTACTCCGCACGCCGAAGGTCGGACCCGCGGATCGCCGCCGCGATCGAGCGTGCGCTGCGCGGGAGCTCGACCGTCCTGAATGTTGGCGCCGGGACGGGCTCCTACGAGCCGAGTGCGCTGGACGTCGTTGCTGTTGAGCCGTCGGCGGTCATGATCGCTCAGCGGCCACCTGGATCGGCTCCTTGCCTGCAGGGCCGCGCTGAGTCCTTGCCGTTCTCGGATGGCTCCTTCGATGCCGCCATGGCAGTCCTCACGACCCATCACTGGACCGACGCAGCGACCGGCCTGCGCGAGATGGCGCGGGTCAGCGCCTCGCAGATCGTGCTGACGTGGGACAAGCGTGCCTGGGACTCGCTGTGGCTCGTGCGGGACTACTTCCCGCAGATTCGAGATCTCGAAGCAGACCTCGCCGCGCTGGACGAGGTCCTCGAGGTGTGGCCCGACGCCGACGTGGACGTCGTTCCCGTCCCCGCTGACTGCGTCGACGGCTTCCTCGCCGCCTACTGGCAGCGACCCGACGCCTACCTCGACCCAGCCGTGCGCAGCGGCATCAGCAGCTTCTCGCGTCTGGCGCCGGACGTTGTGCAGGCTGGACTTGCGCAACTGGCCGAAGACCTGGCTACAGGGCGATGGGCTGAGCGCAACGGCGACGTGCTGCATCGCGCAGAACGTGACTGTGGCTACCGACTCGTCGTTCAGCGCACCGCCTGA